The window ACGTCGACCGCTGGGCCGAGGCCTTCCTCAGCGCCCTGGGGGAGCACCGGTGAGGCGGGCCGTCGTGGCGCTGGCCGCCGGCGCGCTCCTCGTGGCCTGCGCCCCGGACCCCACCGCCGACGTCGCGGGCTCGTCGTGGCAGGTCACCGACATCTGGACCACCCCCGGTGAGCCCTCGGCCCTGCCGCCGCAGTCGGCGGGCCTGGCGCGGCTGGCCTTCGGCGAGCAGTCCCTGTCGGGGCACACCGGCTGCGCACCGATCCAGGGCACGGTCACCTTCACGCGCGCCGGGGAGCCCGCCCGCACCGAGGACGCCGACACCCTGCGCATCGACCACATCGAGGGCGACACCGCCGCCGACGACTGCCCCGCCCTGCACACCCACGAGCAGCTCCGGGAGCTGCTGGCGCCGGGTGCCGAGTTCGACCTACGGCACGCCGAACGCGAACTCACCCTGACGTTGCGCGTCGACGCCGTGGACCGTCCCGCGATCGGGCTGGCCGCGATCTAGAGGATCTAGAGTGGGCCTATGAGCCTCTCCCCTGCCTCCCTCGCCCGCCTCGTCGAGGCCGACCGGCTGCTGGTCGTCACCGACTTCGACGGCACCCTCGCCGGACTGAGCACCGACATCTACGGCGTGCCCGTCAACGCCGACGCCCTGGCCGCCCTCACCCGCCTCGCCGGGCTGCCCGACACGCACGTCGCAGTACTCTCCGGCCGGCACCTCGCAGGGCTGCGGCAGGTCTGCCACCTGCAGCCGCCGGTCGTCTTCGCCGGTTCCCACGGCTCGGAGTCCGCGGAGCACGGCGTCACGCTCACCCCTGCGCAGGAGGAGGCGCTGGCCCACCTCGATGAGGCGCTGGTGTTCCGGCACCCCCTCGTGCACGTCGAGCGCAAGCCCTTCCAGCGGGTCGTCCACACGGCGCCGATCGCCGCGACGGACCAGGCCACCGCCGACGCGATCCTCGAGAAGGCCCTGCTCATCGACGCCCCCGGCGCCCGCGTCTCCCGCGGCAAGAACATCGTGGAGTTCTCGGTCTCCGACGTGACGAAGGGCACCTGGCTGGCCGCGGAGATCAACCGCGTGTCCCCCGACGTCGCCGTGTTCATCGGCGACGACACCACCGACGAGGACGGCTTCCGCATCCTCCGCCCCGGCGACGTCTCCGTGAAGGTCGGCGCGGGCGAGACCGCCGCCGCAGAGAGGGTCGCCGACATCCCCGCGGTCGCCGACCTGCTCACCCGGCTTGCCGACGCCCGCTCCGCCCACCTCGGCATCCCCCGCGACGTCGTGGGCCGTTTCGAGGCCGTCGCCGCCGGTTTCACCGCCGAGGTGCTGCGCGTCACCGACTGGGACGCCGCGACGCCGTGCGAGGGCTGGGCGGCCAGCGACATCGTCAACCACCTGCTCACCTGGTACCCGGCCAACCTGCGCAACGCCGACATCGACCTCGAGGTCACCGGCGACACCCCCACCACCCGGTGGTTCAGCTTCGTCGCCGCCGTCCGGGAACTGCTCCACGACGAACGCGCCACCGCCACCTTCCACTCCGGCCCCGACGAGGGCAGCACCGTCACGCAGGCCACCACCGCCTTCCTGCTGCCGGACATCTTCATGCACACCTGGGACCTCGCCCGCTCGCAGGGCCACGACGTGACCCTCGACCCCGACTACGCCGCCCGCAACCTCGCCGGCCTGCAGTCCCTCGGCGGGGCACTCCAGGAGACCGGTCAGTTCGGTCCGCCCCTCACTCCCCCGGCGGACGCCTCCCCGGGCGAGCAGCTCATGGCGTACGTCGGGCGCGAGGTGCGCTGACCGTCGACCCCGCGTGGAAGGTCGTCCCCAGGATCTCCCGGGGGACGTCCCCGGTGGGTGGGGCGTCGATAAGCTCCAGCAGGAGACGGCCCGCCGCCCGGCCCTTCTCCTTGTTCGGCTGCACGACGGTCGTCAGCCCACGAAGCAGGGCGGTGCGGATGCCGTCGAACCCGGTCACCGACAGGTCCTCCGGGACCGCGATGCCGTGGGCCGCGGCGTACTCCAGGACGCCGAGCGCCATGGAGTCCGTCGTGCACAGGACCGCCGTGAGCTCCGGGTGGGAGGTCAGCAGCTCCTCCGCCGCGGACAGGCAGTTGGCGTGGTCGTTGATGTGCCGGGTGACCACCGGGACGTCGCCGACGCCGGCCAACTCCTCCAGGGCGCCGAGGACGCGGGCCCGCTGCACGTGCAGCGCCGCCGTGGGCAGCGTCCGCGTGTCGACGTGCCCGTCCCGCCGTGTCCGCTCCAGACGGATGGCGAGGATGCCGATGCGGGTGTGGCCGGCGTCGAGAAGCGCGCGGGCCGCCGGCTTGATCGCCTCCCGGTCGTCGATGCCGACGAACGGCAGGGGCAGCCCCTTCGGCTGGTCGCACACCACCAGCGGGATGCCGCGGGCACGCGCCGCCGCCAGGTGCGGATCCCCCTCCGCCACGGAGTACACGACGATCC of the Corynebacterium humireducens NBRC 106098 = DSM 45392 genome contains:
- a CDS encoding META domain-containing protein, yielding MRRAVVALAAGALLVACAPDPTADVAGSSWQVTDIWTTPGEPSALPPQSAGLARLAFGEQSLSGHTGCAPIQGTVTFTRAGEPARTEDADTLRIDHIEGDTAADDCPALHTHEQLRELLAPGAEFDLRHAERELTLTLRVDAVDRPAIGLAAI
- the otsB gene encoding trehalose-phosphatase, with protein sequence MSLSPASLARLVEADRLLVVTDFDGTLAGLSTDIYGVPVNADALAALTRLAGLPDTHVAVLSGRHLAGLRQVCHLQPPVVFAGSHGSESAEHGVTLTPAQEEALAHLDEALVFRHPLVHVERKPFQRVVHTAPIAATDQATADAILEKALLIDAPGARVSRGKNIVEFSVSDVTKGTWLAAEINRVSPDVAVFIGDDTTDEDGFRILRPGDVSVKVGAGETAAAERVADIPAVADLLTRLADARSAHLGIPRDVVGRFEAVAAGFTAEVLRVTDWDAATPCEGWAASDIVNHLLTWYPANLRNADIDLEVTGDTPTTRWFSFVAAVRELLHDERATATFHSGPDEGSTVTQATTAFLLPDIFMHTWDLARSQGHDVTLDPDYAARNLAGLQSLGGALQETGQFGPPLTPPADASPGEQLMAYVGREVR
- a CDS encoding LacI family DNA-binding transcriptional regulator → MVKRARTLASLAAELGVSRTTVSNAYNQPDQLSAELRERILRAAAERGYPGPDPMARSLRTRRAGSIGVLLTEHLSYAFEDAASVDFLAGMAEATSGTESSLTLIPAGPSEQDASALVGRAVVDGIVVYSVAEGDPHLAAARARGIPLVVCDQPKGLPLPFVGIDDREAIKPAARALLDAGHTRIGILAIRLERTRRDGHVDTRTLPTAALHVQRARVLGALEELAGVGDVPVVTRHINDHANCLSAAEELLTSHPELTAVLCTTDSMALGVLEYAAAHGIAVPEDLSVTGFDGIRTALLRGLTTVVQPNKEKGRAAGRLLLELIDAPPTGDVPREILGTTFHAGSTVSAPRARRTP